Part of the bacterium genome is shown below.
CACGCCAGCGTTGACGACTCGGGGCGCTGCCTCACCCAGGCGCGCCACCAGGAGCGCCTCAAGCTGGGCCGGATATGTGTCGGCCGGCTGCATGCCGGGGCCGAGGGTGATCGAGTCGCCAAAGGCCACGATCACGGGGCGCTCAGCCAGCGCCGGCACAGCCGCAGATAGCAGTGTGGCGAGCAAGAGAGCCTTCCTCATGCGCAACCTGTGGGCGTGTCAGTTATCGGCGAGCCACTGCTTGATGCGTTCGGCCTGCTCGGCGCTGGGGGGGATGTCGCCGTACAGGAGCGGATCGTTGGTGTCCAGCATGTACTGCTCGACCTGCGCCCGCAGCTTCTCCCCCACCTCGGCATAGGCCGGGTCGCCAAAGACGCTGTGCTGCTCCAGCGGGTCCTGCTGCAGGTCGTACAGTTCGTGCGTGGGACGCCGCGTGCTGTAGAAGTCCTCCCGCATGGTCTCCCCGGCCGGGCCGTTCCACACATCCAGGGGCAGATACACCAGCGGCCGGTCGCCGAAGTTGCGGATGTACTTGTAGAGCGCGGTGCGCACCGCCCGCATCGGGTTGTACTTGTCGTGCCAGGTCATCTCTGAGTACAGGAACTCGTGCGGTTGGTACGGCCGTCCCTCCAGGAGCGGCAGGAAGCTGCGGCCCTCGATCTGTGGAGGGGTGCCGCGGCGCTTCAGAGCCGTGCCCTCATGGCACTGAAGTGCCATGCCACCCGCCAGGTCGAGCAGCGTGGGCAGCAGGTCCATGTTGCTGAGCATCTCGCCGTAGCGCTTGCCGCCCTCGAAGTGTCCGGGCCAGTGGGCGAGGAACGTCGTCTTGAGGCCCGGGTCATAGCAGGTGCCCTTGGCGCGCGGCATGGCCGTGCCGTGGTCGGTGGTGAAGATCAGCAACGTGTTGTCGGCCAGCCCCGTCTCCCCCAGCGTCTGTCGCACCTGGCCGAAGCATTCGTCCACCCGGTAGATCAGCCCGTTCATCCCGGCTACATCCTCGCGAATGCCGGGCCGGTCCGGCAGCCAGTACAGCGGCCGCACGGTCGCCGGGTCGTCGTTGTCATAGCCCTCGCGAATGTGCGGCCGGTGCGGCTCGCCCCAGCCGGCG
Proteins encoded:
- a CDS encoding sulfatase, which encodes MPTSAAGSRPNVLMVIVHDLGQHLGCYGAGINTPNLDALAADGICFDNHFCTAAQCSPSRGSIMTGRMPHNNGLIGLAHLGWQIGAQEVTLPMYLNAAGYSTHLIGHQHEHPEPARLGYQDIRPGGEARQGAQAVCEFLREWAGTSWTGHAPSGTSGATQPFFLNAGWGEPHRPHIREGYDNDDPATVRPLYWLPDRPGIREDVAGMNGLIYRVDECFGQVRQTLGETGLADNTLLIFTTDHGTAMPRAKGTCYDPGLKTTFLAHWPGHFEGGKRYGEMLSNMDLLPTLLDLAGGMALQCHEGTALKRRGTPPQIEGRSFLPLLEGRPYQPHEFLYSEMTWHDKYNPMRAVRTALYKYIRNFGDRPLVYLPLDVWNGPAGETMREDFYSTRRPTHELYDLQQDPLEQHSVFGDPAYAEVGEKLRAQVEQYMLDTNDPLLYGDIPPSAEQAERIKQWLADN